The Cellulomonas sp. S1-8 genome has a window encoding:
- the panD gene encoding aspartate 1-decarboxylase yields MTTLQRTMMTGKVHRATVTAADLHYVGSITIDAELLAAADVLPGQQVDVVDVTNGARLTTYAIAGDPGSGQVCVNGAAAHLVHPGDVVIVIAYGTMSDAQARTYTPHVVLVDADNRIVDHGDDPGQVPEEWTARTGLVPSGLPLTRGRAAVQDAAP; encoded by the coding sequence ATGACGACGCTGCAGCGCACGATGATGACCGGCAAGGTGCACCGGGCGACGGTCACGGCTGCCGACCTGCACTACGTGGGCTCCATCACGATCGACGCGGAGCTCCTCGCGGCCGCGGACGTGCTGCCGGGCCAGCAGGTCGACGTCGTCGACGTCACCAACGGCGCGCGCCTGACGACGTACGCGATCGCGGGCGACCCCGGCAGCGGGCAGGTGTGCGTCAACGGCGCCGCGGCGCACCTGGTCCACCCGGGCGACGTCGTCATCGTCATCGCCTACGGCACCATGTCCGACGCGCAGGCCCGCACGTACACCCCGCACGTCGTGCTCGTCGACGCGGACAACCGCATCGTCGACCACGGGGACGACCCGGGCCAGGTGCCCGAGGAGTGGACCGCGCGGACGGGTCTCGTCCCGTCCGGCCTGCCGCTGACGCGCGGACGCGCCGCGGTGCAGGACGCGGCGCCCTGA
- a CDS encoding L-aspartate oxidase: MLVTPDLPSVRLATRLAAPEPGWTVRADAVVVGSGIAGLTAALELRTRVRRVLLVTKGVLSSGSTVWAQGGIAAALDPGDSPAAHLHDTLVAGGGLCDPRAVETLVTEGPRRVHELVARGAVFDTTPDGEISLTREGGHLTDRIAHAGGDATGAEISRALVAQIEAVRDDPGIEVIEHALVLDVLTGAPGPDGGPGPVTGVTLHVIGEGSRDGVGAALAPAVVLATGGIGQVYRSSTNPAQATGDGIAAALRAGALLGDLEFVQFHPTVLWLGTGVKGQLTLVSEAVRGEGALLLDTDGVRFMPDVHPLAELAPRDVVAHAIVRRTAATGSDHVWLDARHLGADFLRRRFPTIHERLAEHGIDPAMDLVPVAPAQHYHSGGVVTDLDGRSSLVGLYAVGEVACTGVHGANRLASNSLLEGLVFAHRAARDVAARIEGGFLPLVEPVLRPGPEALVAAAARARIQRVATDGPGVLRSGDGLRRALDALGAIPTDAQQRRDDGRPLGEPQLAEWETTNVHQVATVLTLTALAREESRGGHARADFPLTSDEWRVRVGVKSISDGTVEIGRRPVG; encoded by the coding sequence GTGCTCGTGACGCCCGACCTGCCGTCCGTCCGCCTCGCCACGCGCCTCGCGGCGCCGGAGCCGGGGTGGACGGTCCGCGCGGACGCCGTCGTGGTGGGCTCGGGGATCGCGGGCCTGACGGCCGCCCTCGAGCTGCGCACGCGCGTGCGCCGGGTGCTGCTCGTCACCAAGGGCGTCCTGTCGTCCGGGTCGACGGTGTGGGCGCAGGGCGGCATCGCGGCCGCGCTGGACCCGGGCGACTCGCCCGCGGCGCACCTGCACGACACGCTCGTCGCGGGCGGCGGGCTGTGCGACCCGCGGGCGGTCGAGACGCTGGTCACCGAGGGCCCGCGCCGCGTCCACGAGCTGGTCGCACGCGGTGCCGTCTTCGACACGACGCCCGACGGCGAGATCAGCCTGACGCGCGAGGGCGGGCACCTGACGGACCGCATCGCGCACGCGGGCGGCGACGCGACGGGCGCGGAGATCTCGCGCGCGCTCGTCGCGCAGATCGAGGCGGTGCGCGACGACCCGGGCATCGAGGTCATCGAGCACGCGCTGGTGCTCGACGTGCTGACGGGTGCACCGGGCCCCGACGGGGGACCGGGTCCCGTGACGGGGGTGACGCTGCACGTCATCGGCGAGGGGTCGCGCGACGGCGTCGGCGCGGCGCTCGCCCCGGCGGTCGTGCTGGCGACCGGCGGCATCGGTCAGGTGTACCGCTCGTCGACGAACCCGGCGCAGGCGACGGGCGACGGGATCGCGGCGGCGCTCCGGGCGGGCGCGCTGCTCGGGGACCTGGAGTTCGTGCAGTTCCACCCGACGGTGCTGTGGCTGGGCACAGGTGTGAAGGGGCAGCTGACGCTCGTGAGCGAGGCGGTGCGCGGCGAGGGTGCGCTGCTGCTCGACACCGACGGCGTGCGCTTCATGCCGGACGTGCACCCGCTGGCGGAGCTCGCGCCGCGGGACGTCGTCGCGCACGCGATCGTGCGCCGCACGGCCGCGACGGGCTCGGACCACGTGTGGCTGGACGCACGGCACCTGGGGGCGGACTTCCTGCGCCGGCGCTTCCCGACGATCCACGAGCGCCTGGCGGAGCACGGCATCGACCCGGCCATGGACCTGGTGCCGGTGGCGCCGGCCCAGCACTACCACTCGGGCGGTGTCGTGACGGACCTCGACGGCCGCTCGTCGCTGGTGGGGCTGTACGCGGTGGGGGAGGTCGCGTGCACGGGGGTGCACGGGGCGAACCGGCTCGCGTCGAACTCGCTGCTCGAGGGCCTGGTGTTCGCGCACCGCGCGGCGCGGGACGTCGCGGCGCGCATCGAGGGCGGGTTCCTGCCCCTCGTCGAGCCGGTGCTGCGCCCGGGACCCGAGGCGCTGGTCGCGGCGGCGGCGCGGGCGCGTATCCAGCGGGTCGCGACGGACGGGCCCGGGGTGCTGCGGTCGGGCGACGGGCTGCGGCGCGCGCTCGACGCGCTGGGGGCGATCCCGACGGACGCGCAGCAGCGCCGCGACGACGGCCGGCCGCTGGGCGAGCCGCAGCTCGCGGAGTGGGAGACCACCAACGTGCACCAGGTCGCGACCGTCCTGACGCTCACCGCCCTGGCGCGCGAGGAGTCACGAGGAGGGCACGCACGCGCCGACTTCCCGCTCACGTCGGACGAGTGGCGTGTGCGGGTCGGGGTGAAATCCATATCGGACGGAACGGTCGAGATCGGGCGTCGACCCGTCGGTTAG